A single genomic interval of Trichosurus vulpecula isolate mTriVul1 chromosome 6, mTriVul1.pri, whole genome shotgun sequence harbors:
- the LOC118855048 gene encoding olfactory receptor 10AG1-like codes for MAGENLTGIKEFILLGFSDVPNLQVLLFGIFVIIYVSILTGNGLIIVITKCDPALQTPMYFFLGNFSFLEICYTSVILPRMLADLWTQRRIISLSTCAIQLGFFLILGGTECFLLAVMAYDRYVAICRPLYYPLIVNYKMCVQSVFGSWISAIAVQAGLTYEIFSLPLCGSNKLNHIFCDAPPLVKLTCGDNSFNEFPVYANAVLFGMFPFLLIVVSYIKIITTILKLPSATGRSKAFSTCSSHLIVVGLFFGSAIITYLLPKSKTSGGTDKVLSLFYTTVTPLFNPLIYSLRNKDVIVAMRKLLPKWLDSSCK; via the coding sequence ATGGCAGGAGAAAATCTCACTGGCATAAAGGAATTCATTCTCCTTGGATTTTCTGATGTTCCAAATCTCCAAGTACTCTTATTTGGGATTTTTGTTATCATCTATGTGAGTATCCTGACAGGAAATGGACTCATCATTGTGATAACCAAGTGTGACCCTGCTCTCCAGACtcccatgtattttttccttggaaacttttcctttttggaaatcTGTTACACATCAGTGATTCTTCCCAGAATGCTGGCAGACCTTTGGACACAAAGGAGAATCATTTCTCTTTCAACCTGTGCCATACAACTTGGCTTCTTTCTTATTCTTGGGGGTACTGAGTGCTTCCTCCTAGCAGTGATGGCTTATGACCGTTATGTGGCTATCTGTAGGCCACTATACTACCCTTTAATCGTGAACTACAAAATGTGTGTCCAGTCGGTGTTTGGCTCTTGGATCAGTGCAATTGCAGTCCAAGCAGGGTTGACATATgagattttctctcttcccctctgtgGTTCTAACAAGCTCAATCACATTTTCTGTGATGCTCCTCCCTTAGTGAAACTAACATGTGGGGACAATTCATTTAATGAATTCCCAGTCTATGCTAATGCTGTGCTGTTTGgtatgtttccttttctgttgatAGTTGTTTCCTACATTAAGATAATCACCACTATCCTTAAACTCCCTTCAGCTACAGGGAGATCCAAAGCCTTCTCTACATGTTCCTCCCACCTCATTGTTGTGGGCTTATTCTTTGGGTCTGCTATCATTACATATTTGCTCCCCAAGTCCAAAACATCAGGAGGAACAGATAAAGTGCTCTCTCTTTTCTATACCACTGTGACACCATTGTTTAATCCCCTAATATATAGTCTGAGGAACAAGGATGTCATTGTGGCAATGAGGAAATTGTTACCTAAGTGGCTTGACTCATCCTGCAAATAG